The Sorex araneus isolate mSorAra2 chromosome X, mSorAra2.pri, whole genome shotgun sequence DNA segment GTGACCCACAGTCTGACCTTTCACCTATTAAAAGCTAagtgccggagcgatagcacagcggggagggcgtttgccttgcatgcggctgacccggggcagatccctggcatcccacattggtccccccagcactgccaagagtaattcctgagtgcagagccaggagtaacccctgagcatcactgggtgtgacacccacccccccaaaaaaaaagcaaccaaagaGCTCGGTGTCAAAGAGTTCTTTCAAACGTGCTCGAAAGGTAACGCTTCCCTCTAACTTCCAACCACCCCGTATCATCTACTAACTGTTCACGGGGCTGGAGAATGTGGGTAGGgggtctgctttgcatgcagcttgccagggtttgatccccgtcaccTAAgcccactaggtgtgacccctgagagcagagccagaagtaggccctgagcactacagggtatgcacctgcccctccaaaaaaaaaaaaagttttccccaAGTCGAGTCCCTGGAACAAAACTGAGCTGCTAGGGCCTGGGGCCAGGCTCAAAGGGATGGACCTTATGCTGTGcttacgggggtggggggctccccaaaacaaaacagttgaaAAAGCTCAAAAGCTCCGAAACTGGAAAGTGCCGGCCAGGAAGATGACTTaggaggctggagcacaggctttgcaggcTGCGGGACCGGGTGTCATGTCCAGCACGACGTGGTCTCCCACCCCCCACGTCGTGTCGtcgtcctcccccccacccctccgtcGCAGGCGCgggagcctggagtagcccctgggcaacCCTGGGTGTGGactccaaacaaacaacccccaaaGTACCAGGGAAGCGGCAGGAGGAGGAGCTGCCGGAGGGGACCAGCCCGCCACCAGCCCATCCCACCGGAGGCGGGGCTCGCAGCAGCCCGGCCCGGCTCCCAGCGCAAACAGCCCACCTGGACTGGGAGAGAGTAGCCCCTCGCAGCGGCTGGTGCAAACACCcacctgagtgcagggcaaagGTGACCTCGCTGTCATCCGGGCCCTCCATGctgcccaccaccccctcctggggttccagcacccagccctcctcgtggccctcttcctcctcttcctcttcctcgaaGTCGACATCTTCCATCTCCTGGGCCAGATCATCTGcttgggaaggggtggagggggcgggggtagTGGGCAGAGTCCGCCCCGGGACGGGGCTCGGCGGGAGCGAtgggcagcggggcggggagggtggaCGCGGGGTAACGCGAGGTCACAGAGCcgtgggggcggcggcgggcgggcttgcggggcggggggcgcggggccggaggGGTGCGAGGAGGACCCGGGCTCGGCCGGagccaggggtggagggggagggccgAGGGGATGACGGGAAGGGGGTGTGTGAGGGGAAGGgccagcggcggcggcgggggagcCCCCACCCGGGCCCGGCCTGAGAActaagtggggtggggggccggggagggcgaaGAAGGTCGGCAGGAATGACCGGCGGGGGACGGGGGGGCGCCGGGGTCAGAGGCCAGGGGTGAGAGCGCCTTCCCCGTCCCCCGGCCCGAGGAACGGCAGTTCTCACCCGGGTCCGGCGGGCCGGGATCCAGTTCTACCACCTCGATGATCTCTTCATCGCCGTGGAAACTTAGGGTCTCCAGTGGGGGGGTGTCAGCGGCGGCCCCGCTCTCCGATTCGGACTCCATGCGGCACCGGCGGCGGATCCACTTCTCTGGGCCCAAACGCCTcccagagtcagccctgcgcGACGACGCGGAACTCGAGCCCCGCCTCCCGAGAGGAAGTGGGCGGAGGCGACTCGCCGGGCGGGAAGAGCGACGGCCGCGGGGCCAATGGGCAAAGAGGGCGACGGGTGGCCTTACCAATCACCGGGCGGAACGGGGAGACCGGGGCCGGAGGGGCGTGGCTTCGAGCCCCTCAACTCCGCCCCATCTGGCTCCACCCCCCAACAAGAGGGAAACAAGCGAGCGTGCGCGCCTGCGGGGTCTCCTGGGAAGAGTAGTTCTCCCGGGGTCCGCCCCCACGGGCTTCTGGGAGTTGTAGTTTCTGGTCGGTAGGCAGGACGGAAGGCGCGGGGGAGGCCCCTTACGCAAACTACAATTCCCGGCGGGGAGCGCGGCGAAGGGGGGGGTGGGATCTGAACATGGCGGCGGTGGTAGCTGCCACGGCTCTGAAGGGCCGGGGGGCCAGAAATGCCCGCGTCCTCCGGGGTAAGGAGAGGGGAccgaggggtgggcaggggctgcCGGAACGTCCCCGCGTTCCGTCCCGGCGCGGTCTAGCGAGCGCAGGTCAGGGCTGTCGGTTCCTGCGTGCACCCCCTGCAGGatggtgaggaggtggggggctcGGAGATGCTCTCTAGAGGTCACCGCCTCCCCGCCTTAGGCTCCGGGATTTGCCTGGGGTCTGGCTGCGAGAGGGAGCCCCCGaggagggcttttttttttttttttttaatagactcCCGTGCTCCAGGTGGTTCCCACGCACCGCAGTGCAGAGGGACAGCCCCGGGCTGCTGGAGGCGCGGGCTCCAGCCCGGGTAATTAGCAGTTTGACCTTGGGCGAAGCTCGGGCTCCAGCTCCCTCTTCTCCGAGACGACAAGCGGGGCAGGTGGAGAGGTCCAACGCGCTGCAGTCGGGAAACCTTGGCTCGGGTGTTCCTGCGTTTCCCGCGGGTCCCACTGCAGCCCTTCGCGCCCCGAGCGCGCTCCCCGCCCCGGCACCAGGGTGCCGAGCCCGCAGTGACGTGCAAGTGGCTTCCAAATGGGCCACCTCGTCTGGCGATTTTCCCGTTTGCTTTGGATTCTCCCTGGCACTTGTTACTCCACACGGCTGTCGTCACCATCCTCCCGCAGATCTCCGCCTCTGCTGGTCCTCCTGCTcctagtcctcctcctcctccttggggCTTTGTTCTCGTCCTTTCCTCCTGACCTTGCCTCCCTCCATCCACAGGGATCCTCTCCGGAGCCACCACTAACAAGGCTTCCCAGAACCGGACCCGGGGGCTGCAAACCCACAGCAACCCGGAATGCAAGGAGGAGGAGCCCGAGCCGCTGTCCCCTGAGCTGGAATACATTCCCAGGAAGAGGGGCAAGAACCCCATGAAAGCCGTGGGACTTGCCTGGTGAGTTTTGACCGACCTTTTTGCCCACCGCTgtgggggtcggggtcggggtggtgatggtggtgggctGGCATCCATCAGGGGCCGGTGAGAGCCGGAAACACAGAAGTTGCAGGTGCTAAACTTCAGTccgaggtggtgggggtgggtatTGCTGCTGAGCGCCAAGGACAGGCGGGGAGGTTTCGGGGGGCGTGGAGTGGCTTATCCGTGGAGCGAGCTCTGCTCCTCTGATTGAAATTTAACTTCTCTTctttgggggggcagaggggacaagTCCCAAGAGAGCGCGCTCATGGAGAGGAACTGAGACTGGGAGGGTCTGCTAGGGGCGCAGGGGCTCCTAGGGTCGCACTGGCGTAAGGAAGTGTCATTGAGGGGCCGTTAAAGGGAAAGGAGGGGCCAGTCCGCCGTGCGGTCTCCGTGCTCGGGGCGTGTCCATACTTCACAGCGTCTCACGTTTTGGTCTTTCTGGTCTTTCGGAGATGAATGTCACCTCCCCACCTTACAGAATAGGGATCCGAGGCTCAGACCTGAGTTTTGTGTCTTcgtattttgttttggttttgtttgtttgtttgtttggggtggtggggaggtcacaccccgacagtgctcaggacttactcctggctgtgcgctcagggatcattccgggcagggctcgggggaccatggcaggtgccggggattgaacctgggttagctgcatgcagggcacgtTCCCAACCTGCCAGACTGTTATTCCGGCTCCAGACCCGGGAGCTTTGACCAAGTCTTAAGCCTCCGGGTCCTACCCCCGCTCCCAAGGTGCCCTCCAAGGAGTAGATAAGAGTGAAGGGAGAGGGTTTTGGGGAGGAGGGTCGGTTTAGGCAAGAGGAACCAGGGTGGGCTGTCTGGAGAATCCTGCGTCTGGCAGTggtgcaggagtgtgtgtgtgtgtgtgtgtgtgtgtgtgtgtgtgtgtgtgtctgtgtgtggttgtgtgtatctgtgtgtatgcatgtatgcgtgtgtgtgtctgtgtgtttgtaggGGGGATTCAGGCCACAGGGGAaggcaggagagagggcaggCAGAGACCTCCCCACATGTGGCCTTTTGTGCCGTGCTTAGGAGCTGGGACTTGGCCGGGAAATGATGGCTGTTAGCTGCAGCAGGATCTGATGTGAGCAGCCAGCACAGGGGCCGACTCTACCCACGAGGTACCGCTCGGGTTGAGAGGGGGTGAAGCTGGCATGAGCTCCTCgccgcaccccccccaccccgccccgcactgctgcccccagctcctcccagcCCCGGCCGGGCGCCCAGCCCCATGCACATCTCCCCACCCCTAGGGCCATCGGCTTCCCCTGTGGgatcctcctcttcatcctcaccAAGCGGGAAGTGGACAAGGACCGCGTGAAGCAGATGAAGGCTCGGCACAACATGCGGGCATCCAATACGGGCGAGTACAAGGGACAGAGGTTCAGGGCCTCCCCGCAGCCAGCCCGGGCGCCCGAAGGCGACTCGGGGGTGCAGACCTGAGACCCCCGCACCTCCAGGCCGACTGGACTGTGGCCTCCCGCATCGCCACTGCCCCCCTTCCTGCCCGCCACCGCCGTGTCCCACCTGCGGGGCCTCTGCAGGTCCTTGCTCCCAAACGGCCACCAGAGGGCACCTGAAGCCcagcggccgccgccgcccgcccctgccccgcctcaCGGCCAAGGCCGCCCAAGGCAAATAAAAGCCCAGTGTGAGTGGAAAgaaaccagcctggctctgtgcgtCCCCGGGAGCGGGCACCGAGGGCAGGGCCGAGTCTCAGGAGG contains these protein-coding regions:
- the PNKD gene encoding probable hydrolase PNKD isoform X3, with translation MAAVVAATALKGRGARNARVLRGILSGATTNKASQNRTRGLQTHSNPECKEEEPEPLSPELEYIPRKRGKNPMKAVGLAWAIGFPCGILLFILTKREVDKDRVKQMKARHNMRASNTGEYKGQRFRASPQPARAPEGDSGVQT